Proteins encoded in a region of the Triticum dicoccoides isolate Atlit2015 ecotype Zavitan chromosome 3A, WEW_v2.0, whole genome shotgun sequence genome:
- the LOC119266994 gene encoding short-chain dehydrogenase TIC 32 B, chloroplastic-like isoform X1: MGILSLITGKPGASGFGSGSTAEQVTEGISAAGLTVLVTGGSSGIGLETSRVFALRGAHVIIAARNTEAASEARKRIMEIHPVARVDVLKLDLSSLKSVRAFADQFNSMNLPLNILINNAGVMFCPFQLSEDEVEMQFATNHLGHFLLTNLLLDNMKTTAKSTGIEGRIVNLSSVAHLHTYPKGILFDQLNDKKIYNDKMAYGQSKLANILHAKELSRRLKEEGANITVNCVHPGLIMTNLMRHSFALMKAIQVVTYLFWKNVPQGAATTCYVGLNPQLKGMTGKYFADCNEEKTSAHAKSDALAKQLWEFSEELIRSAK, translated from the exons ATGGGCATCCTGTCCCTCATCACCGGCAAGCCGGGCGCCAGCGGGTTCGGCTCGGGCTCCACGGCGGAGCAGGTCACCGAGGGCATCTCCGCCGCCGGCCTCACCGTCCTCGTCACAG GAGGATCTAGTGGCATTGGTCTAGAGACCTCGAGAGTCTTTGCCCTGAGAGGAGCCCATGTCATCATTGCTGCGAGAAACACAGAGGCTGCATCAGAGGCAAGGAAGCGCATCATGGAGATACACCCAGTAGCCCGTGTCGATGTTCTGAAGCTTGACCTTAGCTCCCTCAAGTCTGTCAGGGCCTTCGCTGACCAGTTCAACTCCATGAATCTTCCTCTAAACATCTTGAT AAATAATGCAGGTGTGATGTTCTGTCCTTTCCAACTGTCTGAAGACGAAGTGGAGATGCAGTTTGCCACAAATCATCTTG GTCACTTCCTACTGACCAACCTTCTCCTTGATAACATGAAAACTACTGCCAAGTCTACGGGTATTGAGGGTCGCATTGTGAACTTGTCATCAGTTGCCCACCTCCATACATATCCAAAGGGGATTCTGTTTGATCAGCTCAATGACAAGAAAAT ATACAATGATAAAATGGCCTATGGACAATCTAAGCTTGCAAACATACTGCACGCGAAAGAGCTCTCTAGGCGGCTCAAG GAGGAAGGAGCTAACATCACAGTTAATTGCGTTCATCCTGGATTGATCATGACCAATTTGATGAGGCATTCCTTTGCTCTCATGA AGGCGATTCAAGTTGTCACCTACTTGTTCTGGAAGAATGTACCCCAG GGAGCGGCAACTACTTGCTACGTAGGCCTCAACCCTCAGCTGAAGGGGATGACAGGCAAATACTTTGCCGACTGCAACGAGGAGAAGACGAGCGCGCACGCGAAGAGTGACGCCTTGGCAAAGCAACTCTGGGAGTTCAGCGAGGAGCTCATCAGATCCGCCAAATGA
- the LOC119266994 gene encoding short-chain dehydrogenase TIC 32 B, chloroplastic-like isoform X2, giving the protein MRSWVQVLETASYRNVGKGRKRELHAPGGSSGIGLETSRVFALRGAHVIIAARNTEAASEARKRIMEIHPVARVDVLKLDLSSLKSVRAFADQFNSMNLPLNILINNAGVMFCPFQLSEDEVEMQFATNHLGHFLLTNLLLDNMKTTAKSTGIEGRIVNLSSVAHLHTYPKGILFDQLNDKKIYNDKMAYGQSKLANILHAKELSRRLKEEGANITVNCVHPGLIMTNLMRHSFALMKAIQVVTYLFWKNVPQGAATTCYVGLNPQLKGMTGKYFADCNEEKTSAHAKSDALAKQLWEFSEELIRSAK; this is encoded by the exons atgaggtcatgggttcaagtcctggaaacagcctcttacagaaatgtagggaaaggccgcaagcgggagctacatgcaccag GAGGATCTAGTGGCATTGGTCTAGAGACCTCGAGAGTCTTTGCCCTGAGAGGAGCCCATGTCATCATTGCTGCGAGAAACACAGAGGCTGCATCAGAGGCAAGGAAGCGCATCATGGAGATACACCCAGTAGCCCGTGTCGATGTTCTGAAGCTTGACCTTAGCTCCCTCAAGTCTGTCAGGGCCTTCGCTGACCAGTTCAACTCCATGAATCTTCCTCTAAACATCTTGAT AAATAATGCAGGTGTGATGTTCTGTCCTTTCCAACTGTCTGAAGACGAAGTGGAGATGCAGTTTGCCACAAATCATCTTG GTCACTTCCTACTGACCAACCTTCTCCTTGATAACATGAAAACTACTGCCAAGTCTACGGGTATTGAGGGTCGCATTGTGAACTTGTCATCAGTTGCCCACCTCCATACATATCCAAAGGGGATTCTGTTTGATCAGCTCAATGACAAGAAAAT ATACAATGATAAAATGGCCTATGGACAATCTAAGCTTGCAAACATACTGCACGCGAAAGAGCTCTCTAGGCGGCTCAAG GAGGAAGGAGCTAACATCACAGTTAATTGCGTTCATCCTGGATTGATCATGACCAATTTGATGAGGCATTCCTTTGCTCTCATGA AGGCGATTCAAGTTGTCACCTACTTGTTCTGGAAGAATGTACCCCAG GGAGCGGCAACTACTTGCTACGTAGGCCTCAACCCTCAGCTGAAGGGGATGACAGGCAAATACTTTGCCGACTGCAACGAGGAGAAGACGAGCGCGCACGCGAAGAGTGACGCCTTGGCAAAGCAACTCTGGGAGTTCAGCGAGGAGCTCATCAGATCCGCCAAATGA